In Oxalobacteraceae bacterium OTU3CINTB1, the sequence GCGTCGAGCCGCACCTCGCCCCGGTCGGTGAACTTGATGGCGTTGCCCAGCAAATTGAGCAGGATCTGGCGCAGCCGGGTCGGGTCGCCGCTGACATAGCGCGGCAGGTCCAGCGCCAGGTCGCTGCGCAGCAGCAGGCTCTTGGCGTCGGCCTGGCCTTGCAGGATGCCGATGGCGTCGTCGATCAGCGCGATCAGGTCGAAATCGACCGTCTCGATCGACAGGCGGCCGGCGTCGATCTTGGAAAAATCGAGGATGTCGTTGAGGATGGCCAGCAGCGATTCGCTGTTTTGCAGGCCGATGCGCAGATATTCCTCGGTCCGGCCGCGCACCGACTGGTCGCGCATGGCGAACTTGATCATGCCGATGACGCCGGCCAGCGGCGTGCGGATGTCGTGGCTCATCGCCGACAGGAAGTCGATGCGGTGGCGGCTGACCACCTCGGCGTGCTCCTTGGCCTCGGTCAGCTGCGCGGTGCGCTCCTGCACGCGCTGCTCCAGCGTGTTGCGCAGCAGCCGGATCTGGTCGGCCAGCGCGAAGGCGAGCAGCACGCCGTCGAGCGTGCCGCCCAGCAGGGTGAACAGCTGGGCGTTGGTCACCATCGCCGGGATCAGGCCGACGTTGGCCGGCAGGATCAGCAGGCCGGGCACCATCAGCGCGACGAAGCCGAGCACGAAGAAGCGCGCCGGCTGGTAGCCGCGCCGCCATACCACGATGCCGCTGGTGAGCGCCATCGTCATCCAGATCGTGATGACGATGGTGGCGATGGTGTGGGCGTAGCTGAGCGCCAGGAAGCAGCTGGGCAAGGTGAGCAGCGGCAGCACGATGTTGACGCGGCTGAGTTTATACAGGCGCGGCGCGTGGTCCTTCAGGCGCAGGAAGGTGGTGTAGAACAGCGTGCTGAGCACTGGCAGCAGGAAGAACGGCACGTAATGCCAGTGCAGGTTGTGCCAGTTGAACAAATCGGCCGACAGGTGGAACGTCATGCCCCAGGCGATGGCGTAGCACAACACGTAGAGCGAGTAGTACAGCGAGGAGCGGTCGCGCGTGATCGAGTAGATGAAGAAGTTGAACACGGTCAGCGCCAGCAGGGCGCCGATGGAGCCGATGATCAGCACGTTTTCGCGCGCGACCAGCTGCTGGTAGGCGGTGCGCGGCATCACCGAGAACACCGGCGTGCGCGCGTAGTACGGGCTGGAGAAGCGGATCAGCACATGGTAGCGCTGGCCCGGCTGCAGGTCGATGTCCTTGCCGTAGTGCAGCAGGTAGGAATGCGGCTGGCGGTAGCCGGTCAGCATCTGGCGCACGCTGCCGTCCTCGCCGTAGAGTTGGATGTCGACCATGTCGATCAGCGTGTCGTTGGGGTCGATGACCCAGGCCGACTGGCGGCTGTCGTTGCGCAGCTCGGCCACCAGCCAATAGCCGCCGCCGAGCAGGTCGACTTTGTCGGCCGGCTTGAGGCCGGCCACCAGCGCCGGCAGTCCGGCCGCCGTGGCCGGGTAGGGCTGGCCTTCATCCAGGTAGAGCCTACCAACTTTGGCAAGGTCGATGCCGCTGTCTTCGTCGGCCACGCTCAAACCGATGGGGGCGGGCGCTTCGGCGGCCACGGCAACGGCCTGGGTCGCGTGCCACAGGCAAAATAAGCTCAGCAGCAAGAGCAACGCGTAGCGCCCGGCGTGGCGGGCCGGCACAGTGAGCGCGTGGGACGTCTTGCTTGCTTTACTCATCGGTGTTCCGTAGGGCCGCCGGTCTGGGGGTAGTTTTTTGATCATTTTAAACGAGAACATGTCTGCCTTAGACAAAATTTGACCGTCGCCGGCGGCAACTTTGTTGGCAATATTGCAGGCGAAGAATTGCAGCGGAAGATAGCAGGCGGTTATCATGCTCGCTTTTGCATCGGGACCACACGCGTGTTAATTACTCCAGAACAATTCTTCGGCTTTCTCAGCGCCGCGCTGTTGATCACCATTTCACCGGGTCCGGACAATCTGATGGTGCTCAGCGTGGGCATGTCGCGCGGGCGCCGGCAGGGCATGGTTTTCGGTCTGGGGTGCGCGCTTGGCTGCGTGAGCCACACGGTGCTGGCGGCGCTGGGCGTCAGCGCGCTGATCAAGGCGTCGCCGCTGGCCTTCGGCGCGCTCAAGCTGGTGGGCGGCGCGTATCTGATCTGGCTCGGCATCGGCGCCTTGCGCAGCCGTGGCGGCGCGCGCGTCAATAGCGCCGGCGGGGTGCCCGATGAAAGCCTGGGCAAGTTGTTCGCCAAAGGCTTGTTCGCCAACGCGATCAATCCGAAGGTGGTGCTGTTTTTCCTCTCGTTCCTGCCGCAGTTCGTGGTGGCCGAGCGTGGCAACGCCAGTTGGCAGACCGCGCAACTGGGGCTGCTGTTCACGGCGCAGGGTGTGCTGGTGTTTGGCTTGCTGGGCTATTTTTCGGGCACGGTGGGCGCATGGATCAACCGCCATCCCGGCGCCGGGATGTGGATGGACCGGGTGGCGGGCGTGATTTTCGTCGGTCTCGGACTGCGCCTGATCGTCGCCCGCTAAAAAATTTGTTAAAAAAGTTTGTTCATGCGGGCGATTGTCATCATGTCGTCATGCGGCGTTGACATACTGGCCTTGCTCTTTCAAGTCTCTCCCGATTTGAAAACCTTCGGCCCGCGCTCCTTGCTGCGGGCCTTTTTTTTATTCGGGGTCAGGTCCACCATTTCTACACGGTCTCTGCTTTAAGCCCCATTTCCAGCGTCCCATTGCTCAGCTTGTGTAGAAATAATGGACCTGACCCCGGAGTTTATTTTGCAACCAGCGTGAAGCGCAGCGCCATTTTGTCCTGGACGGTCATGGCGCCGCCCATCACCGAAAACGGTACGAGGCCGAAATCCGTCTGGTTCAGATCGACCGTGCCGCTGACGGTCATCACGCCGTTGTCCTCGCGCAGATCGACCGGGATGGCGTAGTCGCGCGTGACGCCGTGCAGTGTGATCGCCACGCGCAGCGGTTCGCCGGCCGCGCCGCGTTCGGCGCGCACCGACACCACGGGATAGCGCTCGGCGTCCAAGACCTTGGTCAGCATATTGGTTCGCGTGCCGTCGATGGCGTCGGCCGACGGCTGCTTTTCCAGACCGGCGGCGCGCCGCAGATCCGGTTCGTCCACCGTCATCTGGTCAAGACGGAACTGGAAGTCGGCGCGGTTGTGCGCCGGCGCGACCGTGCCGGTGACCGTGCGGCTGGCGACCACGTGATCGTGGCCGAGCCGCGCCAGCACGCCGCCGCGCCGCACGGTGACGGCGATCAGCGATTGGGCGCTGTCGATGGTGAGGATGCGCGCCGCGCTCGGGGCGGAAGGCGCGGCGGCACGCGCGGGAGCGGCCGGCGCTGGTTCGGATGGGCCGGATGCCGCGCCGGTGCCTGCGCTTGGCGCTTGCAGCGGCGAGCAGGCGGCCAACGTAATCAGCAGCGCGGCGCCGGCCAGGCTGCGCAGCGCGGCGTTCGACGGATTTCTCGCTGCGCGACGAAGGTGCGTGATTTGTGTATGCGTCATTTGGCCGTCATATTGTAAGATTATTATGCGTTCGCTGATCCCAGCGTGCTCCAGTTGGTCGCCGTACCCAAGCAGGTGCGGGATTTCACAAAGCATGACTCAGCAGGCTCGCCGGTGGCCTGAAACACCGGCACCATCCTACCTAAGTTTCCCTTCCCGCTACAAACTTAATGAAGTCCTAAGCCTGACTTTGCCGATAACTGGCAAAGTACTACCCATAGCGCGCGGTAAAGCCAAGCGCCCGGTTGCCGGACCCGTACAGTCCGGCACAAATACGTTCAGGCGGCACGATCGCCGCCGGACACCGTCCATCCCCACGCTCTCGAGCGTTTTACGACCAGTTTCATCTCACGATGACGCTGGTTTTTTTTTGCGCCGCCGGCCGTCGCTTTGTGTTATCTTTTTTTTATCGTTGATCGCAGCACCATTTTTCGAATCGGGCTATTATCCCTTTAGACAAACTACAAGCAAAGGCAGAGACAAATGATCGACCTTTACACCGCCGCCACGCCCAATGGCCACAAGATCTCCATCGCGCTCGAAGAGCTGGAACTGACCTACACGCTGCATGCGCTGGAGTTGTCGACCAATGAGCAGAAGCAGCCGTGGTTCCTGGCGATTAACCCGAACGGCCGCATCCCGGCCATCATCGACCGCTCGGAAGACAATTTCGCCGTGTTCGAATCGGGCGCCATCCTGATCTACCTGGCCGAGAAGACCGGCGAGTTGATGCCCACCGATTTCAAGGGCCGCTCCAGGGTGCTGCAATGGCTGATGTTCCAGATGGGCGGCGTCGGTCCGATGATGGGGCAGGCCAACGTCTTCTACCGCTACTTCCCCGAGAAGATCCAGCCGGCGATCGACCGCTATCAGGGCGAGAGCAAGCGCCTGTTCCGCGTGCTCGATGGCCATCTGGCCGACAACGAATACCTGGCCGGCGATTATTCGATCGCCGATATCGCCAATTTCGCGTGGGTGAATATTCACAACTGGACCGGGATCCCGGTCGACGATTTGCCGAATCTGCAGCGCTGGCTGGCGGCGATCCGCGAGCGGCCCGCCGTCAAGCGCGGCTTGATCCTGCCGCCGCGCGTGGAGCGCACCACGCCGGAGGAACTGGAGCAAGTGGCGGTCGAGGCGCGCAAAATGCTGGAGACCGGCCAATCGCGCGCAGGGGGCGTGTGAGATGAAGTTCTACACGTCGAGCCGCACGCCCAACCCGCGCCGGGTCGCCATGTTCATGGCCGAGAAAGGCCTGGCGGATGTGGAGCAGGTGCAGATCGATCTGGGCACGGGCCAGAACCGTAGCGCCGAATTCCTGGAGAAGAATCCGTTCGGCCGCGTGCCGGTGCTGGAGCTGGACGACGGCCGTTTGCTGAGCGAGACGCGCGCCATTTGCAGCTGGCTGGAAGGCTATGCGCCGGAGCCCAATCTGATGGGGGAGGGCTACGACGAGCGGGCCTTCATCGAGATGACGGACCGCCGGGTGGAGCTGCATCTGTTCTTCGGCATCGCCAACTGCGTGCGGCATACGCATCCGGGGCTGGCGATATTGGAGCAGCCGCAGTTTGCCGATTTCGGCGCGTCGCAGGGAGAGAAGATGCGCGACACGGCGCGCTGGCTCGACCGCCTGCTCGCCGAGCAGCCGTTCGTCGCCGGGCAGCGCTTCACCATCGCCGACATCACGGCGTTCTGCGCGCTGGAGTTCGCGCGCGGCTTGATGAAGTTCCGGCCGTCCGCCGAAGGGATGCCGCATCTGCAGGCGTGGCGCGACCGCATCGCGGAGCGCCCCAGCGCGTCGACCAGGTTTTAATTAAGCTTGCTAAACCACCCGCTTGTACCAGGGCTGGCGCGGGAAAACCTGTTTGTACTGGCGCGCCAGCGGTTCGTCGTCGTCGAACGGGCGGTCCAGCACCAGCATGCCCGATTGCGCCAGGCTGTCGTCGAACAGGCGCAGCACGCGCTCCCGCAGCGGCGGGCCGAAATCCGGCAGCGCGCGATCGGCCACGATCATCTGGAATTCG encodes:
- a CDS encoding ATP-binding protein codes for the protein MSKASKTSHALTVPARHAGRYALLLLLSLFCLWHATQAVAVAAEAPAPIGLSVADEDSGIDLAKVGRLYLDEGQPYPATAAGLPALVAGLKPADKVDLLGGGYWLVAELRNDSRQSAWVIDPNDTLIDMVDIQLYGEDGSVRQMLTGYRQPHSYLLHYGKDIDLQPGQRYHVLIRFSSPYYARTPVFSVMPRTAYQQLVARENVLIIGSIGALLALTVFNFFIYSITRDRSSLYYSLYVLCYAIAWGMTFHLSADLFNWHNLHWHYVPFFLLPVLSTLFYTTFLRLKDHAPRLYKLSRVNIVLPLLTLPSCFLALSYAHTIATIVITIWMTMALTSGIVVWRRGYQPARFFVLGFVALMVPGLLILPANVGLIPAMVTNAQLFTLLGGTLDGVLLAFALADQIRLLRNTLEQRVQERTAQLTEAKEHAEVVSRHRIDFLSAMSHDIRTPLAGVIGMIKFAMRDQSVRGRTEEYLRIGLQNSESLLAILNDILDFSKIDAGRLSIETVDFDLIALIDDAIGILQGQADAKSLLLRSDLALDLPRYVSGDPTRLRQILLNLLGNAIKFTDRGEVRLDASAMLTAEGHATVCFDVTDTGPGIPADTLPRLFQKFEQADHSTTRRYGGTGLGLAICKELVELMGGSIAAESRVGVGSTFNVTLPLTLGREPAIDPSSLPRKEHHAYRLRVLCAEDVRTNQIIVSTLLENMGHDIRIVENGLQALHALSTAAYDLVLMDGRMPMMDGEQAARLIRSGGSEDYRVLDPGIPIIALTANASDHDRARYLAVGMDGFLSKPVDERLLYDQIEKIIALHLSLGRPLRATDSARLTAARTEALDQQFGVDPDSDAGQSEDPAAVQIMPLAGMSHKHRQRITQAFLEEAPRRMETARAAVIAGNTGAAAAAIHALKGSAGYLSSTHLHTLCSEMESAASAGQLVEVADMLPDVEAALHKACSDLRTAVDHARAPDVSSA
- a CDS encoding LysE family translocator; amino-acid sequence: MLITPEQFFGFLSAALLITISPGPDNLMVLSVGMSRGRRQGMVFGLGCALGCVSHTVLAALGVSALIKASPLAFGALKLVGGAYLIWLGIGALRSRGGARVNSAGGVPDESLGKLFAKGLFANAINPKVVLFFLSFLPQFVVAERGNASWQTAQLGLLFTAQGVLVFGLLGYFSGTVGAWINRHPGAGMWMDRVAGVIFVGLGLRLIVAR
- a CDS encoding YceI family protein yields the protein MTHTQITHLRRAARNPSNAALRSLAGAALLITLAACSPLQAPSAGTGAASGPSEPAPAAPARAAAPSAPSAARILTIDSAQSLIAVTVRRGGVLARLGHDHVVASRTVTGTVAPAHNRADFQFRLDQMTVDEPDLRRAAGLEKQPSADAIDGTRTNMLTKVLDAERYPVVSVRAERGAAGEPLRVAITLHGVTRDYAIPVDLREDNGVMTVSGTVDLNQTDFGLVPFSVMGGAMTVQDKMALRFTLVAK
- a CDS encoding glutathione binding-like protein codes for the protein MIDLYTAATPNGHKISIALEELELTYTLHALELSTNEQKQPWFLAINPNGRIPAIIDRSEDNFAVFESGAILIYLAEKTGELMPTDFKGRSRVLQWLMFQMGGVGPMMGQANVFYRYFPEKIQPAIDRYQGESKRLFRVLDGHLADNEYLAGDYSIADIANFAWVNIHNWTGIPVDDLPNLQRWLAAIRERPAVKRGLILPPRVERTTPEELEQVAVEARKMLETGQSRAGGV
- a CDS encoding glutathione S-transferase family protein, coding for MKFYTSSRTPNPRRVAMFMAEKGLADVEQVQIDLGTGQNRSAEFLEKNPFGRVPVLELDDGRLLSETRAICSWLEGYAPEPNLMGEGYDERAFIEMTDRRVELHLFFGIANCVRHTHPGLAILEQPQFADFGASQGEKMRDTARWLDRLLAEQPFVAGQRFTIADITAFCALEFARGLMKFRPSAEGMPHLQAWRDRIAERPSASTRF